From Pseudanabaena sp. PCC 6802, one genomic window encodes:
- a CDS encoding PPC domain-containing protein, giving the protein MKNLIFAIPVLALGIGLHVGLSASVMAQPKPGFYAAIPMPKGSVTDTLSDRDIPTGQKGFAKDYSIEAQAGDRIEISATSESFDTIVSLLGKDGDIVAENDDGEGEGTNSLLFYRIKKAGTYTIRVQSFGGSSGGKFTLTVTKLKPVE; this is encoded by the coding sequence ATGAAAAATCTAATCTTCGCTATACCGGTTCTGGCACTTGGTATAGGTTTGCATGTGGGGCTAAGTGCTTCGGTAATGGCACAGCCCAAACCGGGTTTTTATGCTGCTATTCCCATGCCCAAGGGGTCGGTTACGGATACGCTCTCAGATCGCGATATCCCTACCGGACAAAAGGGCTTTGCCAAAGATTATTCTATTGAAGCGCAAGCGGGCGATCGCATAGAAATTTCTGCTACCTCAGAGTCATTCGATACGATTGTTAGCCTGTTGGGTAAAGATGGTGATATTGTTGCTGAGAACGATGATGGTGAGGGTGAAGGTACCAATTCTCTCCTGTTCTATCGCATCAAGAAGGCAGGTACCTACACGATTCGCGTCCAGTCTTTTGGCGGCAGCAGTGGCGGCAAGTTTACGCTTACTGTGACTAAGCTCAAACCCGTGGAATGA
- a CDS encoding segregation/condensation protein A, which yields MTVSIAESVTKEAIAMLIDLAERGEIDPWDVQVIDVVDRFLARLFNDDRRDLYESGHALLYASMLILLKANSLSQAQMALEEGEAFEGEDPEFLQEGMQLELPYNFEQRLQRRPVALPPQQRRITLQELIAQLEAIAVLVDQKSDRKLKARQPKVNRQAAIRAIAKLAHKENLSEIIMDLDRYFAENPDIDIEISDLAEIFNDKIGVFWGLLFLSSQSKVELSQTEFYGKIQVTPLQQDRQPHFSRDTIDAPIQEAS from the coding sequence ATGACGGTTTCGATCGCAGAGTCGGTTACAAAAGAAGCAATTGCTATGTTGATCGACCTGGCGGAACGGGGTGAGATCGATCCCTGGGACGTACAGGTCATCGATGTGGTAGATCGCTTCCTGGCAAGGTTGTTCAATGACGATCGCCGCGATCTCTACGAGTCAGGTCATGCGTTGTTGTATGCCTCAATGCTAATTTTGCTGAAAGCTAATAGCCTATCGCAAGCTCAGATGGCATTAGAAGAGGGAGAAGCATTCGAAGGAGAAGATCCGGAATTTTTGCAAGAGGGAATGCAATTAGAACTGCCGTATAACTTCGAGCAACGCCTGCAACGTCGTCCGGTTGCCTTACCACCGCAACAGCGGCGAATAACCCTACAGGAATTAATCGCACAGCTAGAAGCGATCGCCGTTTTAGTAGACCAAAAATCAGATCGCAAGTTAAAGGCGCGCCAGCCCAAGGTAAACCGTCAAGCTGCCATCAGAGCGATCGCGAAACTGGCACATAAAGAGAACCTTTCGGAAATTATTATGGATCTCGATCGGTATTTTGCCGAAAATCCCGATATAGATATTGAGATTTCCGATTTAGCCGAGATTTTCAACGATAAGATCGGTGTATTTTGGGGTTTACTATTCCTATCATCGCAATCTAAAGTGGAACTGTCGCAGACAGAATTTTATGGCAAGATCCAGGTAACGCCTTTGCAACAAGATCGACAACCTCACTTTAGTAGAGACACAATTGACGCACCAATTCAAGAGGCATCCTGA
- a CDS encoding lipopolysaccharide assembly LapA domain-containing protein, giving the protein MKQVNFFVIFVLILALALFTLENTTPATINLFKGTKVEVPIAVELIIAMGIGAVLAWLFSAWASMQNMMEFHKKNAQIQNLQEQVSELTVEIDERKRLMSASAIDVEVEEKTKVIEGSKSPS; this is encoded by the coding sequence GTGAAACAAGTTAACTTTTTCGTAATCTTTGTACTCATTCTCGCGCTGGCATTGTTTACTCTAGAAAATACAACCCCGGCTACAATTAACCTGTTTAAAGGTACAAAAGTCGAGGTACCGATCGCAGTCGAGCTAATTATCGCTATGGGGATTGGTGCAGTCTTGGCATGGCTATTTAGTGCCTGGGCCAGTATGCAAAATATGATGGAATTTCATAAGAAGAACGCGCAAATCCAGAATTTGCAGGAGCAGGTCTCTGAACTGACTGTAGAAATTGACGAACGCAAGCGCCTGATGTCTGCATCTGCCATTGACGTTGAGGTAGAGGAAAAAACTAAGGTAATCGAAGGCTCTAAGTCTCCTAGCTAG
- the ychF gene encoding redox-regulated ATPase YchF, with amino-acid sequence MLKAGIVGLPNVGKSTLFNALVANAKAEAANFPFCTIEPNVGTVTVPDERLDTLARIGSSAQIVPTRVEFVDIAGLVKGASKGEGLGNQFLANIRTCDAIVQVVRCFDDPDIHHVEATVDPLRDIEIINLELALSDLAQVDRRLERSRKGARSGDPDAKLELATLEKVREILDLGKPARLAALSAEEKGAIAFLQLLTLKPTIYAANVSEDDLATGNEWVAQVRQLAAAENAEVVVVSAQVESELVDLPDSDRQDFLNSLGVNEGGLKTLIRATYHLLGLRTYFTVGPKEARAWTITAGMSAPQAAGVIHSDFERAFIRAKTIAFDDLVAAGSMHTAREKGLLRSEGKEYIVQEGDVMEFLTSA; translated from the coding sequence ATGCTCAAAGCTGGGATTGTAGGGCTACCAAATGTGGGTAAGTCTACTTTATTTAATGCCCTCGTTGCCAATGCTAAGGCTGAGGCTGCCAACTTTCCCTTCTGTACGATCGAGCCTAATGTAGGTACGGTGACGGTTCCCGACGAACGCCTGGACACATTGGCTCGCATTGGCAGTTCGGCGCAGATCGTACCCACTCGGGTCGAGTTTGTCGATATTGCCGGTCTGGTAAAAGGAGCCAGTAAGGGTGAAGGCTTGGGCAATCAGTTTTTAGCAAATATTCGTACCTGCGATGCGATCGTTCAGGTAGTGCGTTGCTTCGACGATCCCGATATTCATCATGTCGAGGCGACTGTCGATCCGTTGCGGGACATTGAAATTATTAATCTGGAGCTAGCGCTCTCGGATCTGGCACAGGTAGATCGCCGCCTGGAACGCAGCCGCAAAGGAGCGCGTAGTGGCGACCCCGATGCTAAGCTGGAACTTGCTACCCTAGAAAAGGTGCGCGAAATCCTCGATCTGGGCAAACCTGCTCGTCTAGCGGCGCTGAGCGCAGAGGAAAAGGGCGCGATCGCCTTCCTCCAGCTACTCACGCTCAAACCAACCATCTATGCCGCCAACGTATCCGAAGACGACTTGGCAACGGGTAACGAGTGGGTGGCGCAGGTAAGGCAACTAGCGGCGGCGGAAAATGCCGAGGTTGTAGTTGTCTCAGCCCAGGTAGAGTCCGAGCTAGTCGATTTACCAGACAGCGATCGCCAGGATTTTCTCAACTCCCTGGGAGTAAATGAAGGTGGCTTAAAAACCTTAATTCGCGCTACCTATCACCTCCTGGGGTTGCGCACGTATTTCACGGTGGGGCCGAAAGAGGCACGCGCCTGGACTATTACCGCTGGCATGAGCGCCCCTCAAGCTGCCGGGGTCATCCACTCAGATTTTGAACGCGCCTTCATCCGTGCCAAAACAATCGCTTTTGACGATTTAGTTGCCGCAGGCTCCATGCATACGGCACGGGAAAAAGGTCTGCTCCGCAGCGAGGGAAAGGAATATATCGTCCAGGAGGGCGATGTGATGGAATTTCTCACCAGTGCTTAG
- a CDS encoding biotin--[acetyl-CoA-carboxylase] ligase — translation MLRKNPTDWPANLPLWLHWLETCPSTNTWATSHMKTLRHGDVVFTRQQTAGRGQHGRTWHAPPGVLTASFVMDGIPGSQLSGLSLAAGLAVIYAVEDLLPNLKDILRLKWPNDVWLKERKLAGILCEAATDGKGSSRAIVGIGLNHRADFTQSEFDPKAIANAISLHQVSPHIPDELSLLAQLRHYLLQASAMLSRSDRPSESTGLSALLPELRCRDALCDRFITLELPKGKISGQAAGINASGHLLLRLPTGQIQAFASGRISC, via the coding sequence GTGCTTAGGAAAAATCCTACGGACTGGCCTGCAAACCTACCACTGTGGCTGCATTGGCTGGAAACCTGCCCGAGTACAAATACTTGGGCAACATCTCACATGAAAACACTCAGGCATGGTGATGTTGTCTTTACCCGCCAACAAACGGCTGGACGCGGGCAGCACGGTCGTACTTGGCACGCTCCACCCGGAGTACTAACCGCTAGTTTCGTCATGGATGGCATACCAGGCTCGCAACTATCTGGACTGAGTTTAGCAGCGGGTCTGGCAGTAATTTACGCCGTCGAGGACTTACTTCCCAACCTGAAAGATATCTTGCGTTTGAAATGGCCAAATGATGTGTGGCTTAAGGAGCGCAAGTTGGCGGGCATACTCTGCGAAGCCGCGACCGATGGCAAAGGTAGCAGCCGCGCGATCGTGGGAATTGGCTTAAATCACCGCGCTGATTTTACCCAATCTGAATTCGATCCCAAGGCGATCGCTAATGCCATCAGCCTGCATCAAGTCTCTCCCCATATCCCAGACGAACTCTCACTATTGGCGCAACTACGACATTATCTCCTCCAGGCCAGTGCAATGCTTTCCCGGAGCGATCGCCCCTCAGAATCCACTGGTTTGTCAGCTTTACTGCCAGAGCTTCGTTGTCGGGATGCTCTATGCGATCGCTTCATTACTCTAGAGTTACCAAAAGGAAAGATTTCAGGACAAGCAGCAGGAATTAATGCCTCTGGGCATTTACTATTGCGATTGCCCACAGGACAGATACAGGCTTTTGCTTCAGGGAGGATATCGTGTTGA
- a CDS encoding ABC transporter permease — MDIFESFNMAMRTIAANRMRSTLTMLGIIIGNASVIAMIGIGQGAQKYASSQFQSLGTDVLFVIPGSDNTRRNTIAPPNRLVLADADAIATQVPTVKQVAPQVNGSELATYRNQTKRSTLIGTTPSYSTVRNAGVSSGRFLSEDDLKRNARVVTLGSAIARDLFGQSNPIGQQVRIKGMSFEVIGVMDEKGAFLGTNQDDTIFMPFTTMSSRLIGRTSPYGIAVQAITVSARDTNSIDAAKFQIENLLRLRHQSKDAQADETFTIRTQKDALEIVNNITGALTLMLAAIAGISLLVGGIGIMNIMLVSVTERTQEIGLRKALGATQADILTQFTIEAVILSVAGGLVGTCLGVGGVLLVATYTPLQAGVSGGAIAVAVGVSGAIGLFFGIFPARQAAKLDPIVALRTV, encoded by the coding sequence ATGGATATTTTTGAAAGTTTTAATATGGCGATGCGGACGATCGCGGCGAATCGGATGCGCAGTACCCTAACTATGCTTGGCATTATTATTGGCAATGCCTCGGTAATTGCCATGATTGGGATCGGTCAAGGGGCGCAAAAATATGCCTCATCTCAGTTTCAATCTCTGGGCACGGATGTTTTATTTGTAATCCCTGGCTCCGATAATACTCGCCGCAATACGATCGCGCCGCCGAATCGCCTCGTACTTGCCGATGCTGACGCGATCGCCACCCAAGTGCCGACCGTTAAGCAGGTCGCACCGCAGGTCAACGGTTCGGAGCTAGCCACATATCGCAACCAGACCAAGCGCAGTACTTTAATCGGTACCACACCGTCCTATAGCACCGTGCGTAATGCTGGCGTGAGCAGCGGTCGGTTCCTCAGCGAAGACGATCTCAAACGCAATGCCAGAGTGGTTACGCTCGGTTCGGCGATCGCCAGGGATTTATTCGGACAAAGCAACCCCATCGGGCAGCAAGTCAGAATCAAAGGCATGAGCTTTGAGGTGATTGGGGTAATGGATGAAAAGGGGGCTTTCCTTGGTACAAACCAGGACGACACGATTTTCATGCCCTTCACCACTATGTCCAGCCGCCTGATCGGGCGCACTTCTCCTTATGGTATTGCGGTGCAGGCTATTACGGTTTCCGCCAGGGATACCAACAGTATTGATGCTGCCAAGTTTCAAATTGAGAACCTGCTAAGACTGCGCCACCAAAGTAAAGATGCCCAAGCCGATGAAACTTTTACCATCCGCACTCAAAAAGATGCGCTCGAAATTGTCAATAACATCACTGGCGCGCTCACGCTGATGCTGGCTGCGATCGCCGGGATTTCTCTGCTGGTTGGCGGCATCGGCATTATGAATATCATGCTCGTGTCCGTGACCGAACGCACCCAGGAAATTGGTCTGCGCAAAGCTCTGGGTGCGACCCAGGCGGATATTCTCACCCAGTTTACGATCGAAGCTGTGATTCTGTCGGTGGCAGGTGGCTTAGTCGGAACCTGTTTGGGTGTAGGCGGAGTCTTACTAGTTGCAACCTACACGCCACTCCAGGCCGGAGTTTCTGGTGGCGCGATCGCAGTTGCTGTTGGTGTCTCCGGCGCGATCGGTCTATTTTTTGGGATCTTCCCCGCTAGACAAGCCGCCAAACTCGATCCAATTGTTGCTCTGAGAACCGTATGA